CGGTGAGGCCGTTCTTCTCCCCCTTGCGCACACGATTGCGGCGCTCCGAGGGCAGGGCCTTCCAAACCGCCTCCGTGCTCGCGAGCGGCAGAAGCATCGTCACGCGGTCGCCGGCCAGGGTCCGGCCGACCCCGGTGGGATGGAGCTGGCGCAGCCCCACCGACTGGACCGCGCGCTCCCGGGCCAGGGCCAGAGCGCCCTCGGCCAGAGCGCTCTCGGCGGCGCCGCCCGGCTCGGCCAGGATGCCGCCGTAGTCGAGAAAGGGCATCGAGACGAGCCGGCGGCCGAAGAGGCGGCTGTCGATGAGGACGAGCGGCAGCACGCCCGTCAGCTCCCCCGCCTCCTCGGCGGCGAGGTAGAGGCCCTGGTGGCCGTAGGCGCCTTGGATGATCGTCCCCCAGGCCGCGAGGTGGGCGACGGTGGCGGCCGGGTGCCGCTCGACGAAACGGTCCCACCTCTTGTCGGCGCGTTCGATCGGTCTGATCTGGATCATGACGCTCGCTGGTTGCGCAAGTCGGATGCCACTCGGCGCCCACCGAAATTCGTGGGGTTTTCGCGCTCGCGTCGCCGGCGGCGGGCAAACACTTGCCCCCACAAACGGCGATCCTGCTGCACAGGCTGGGGGCGCGGTATCGTCCGCGAGTCGGCCAGGCGGGTAAAGTTTTCAACGGCCGCGAGCAGCCACCGCGCTCAGCTCCCGACTGGCACGTCCCGCCCGGCCGAGGTCAGGCCGTAGAAGAGCCACTTATCCCCGTGCAGGATCGTCTGCGACAAACGGATCGGGCTCAGCGCATGGACCGTCTCCGCCCGGGGCCGTATGCCGAGCCACTCCGAGCGGTAGAGATCCCGAGGTCCGTCCGGCCGGAGCCGCTCCTTTAACCAGCGCTTGACCTGGGCCAGCGGCCTGAGACGGTCGCGCCAGGTGCGCGGGGTCAGCGTGAAGGCGATGAGGCCCGAGGGCTTGGCGACGCGCACCATCTCGCGAAGGTAGTCCCCCAGCACCGCTTCGGACGGAAGGTGCTGAAAGACACAGTAGGCCAGGACGAGGCTGGCCGAATGCGTCGCCAGAGGCCGGAGGCTGTAGCCGTCCGAGGGGTGGAACGTCACGTTCGTGAGCGGGCCCG
This sequence is a window from Candidatus Methylomirabilota bacterium. Protein-coding genes within it:
- a CDS encoding methyltransferase domain-containing protein encodes the protein MKSSLWQQFKASRGESPERRLASSRQFWETKARENAFWYVSSFGPYEGRDPAEFWNAGPKIWSDLKAVLGYVPSPTDMVVEIGCGVGRLTRAIAPEVRHVNALDLSEKMLAIARAGPLTNVTFHPSDGYSLRPLATHSASLVLAYCVFQHLPSEAVLGDYLREMVRVAKPSGLIAFTLTPRTWRDRLRPLAQVKRWLKERLRPDGPRDLYRSEWLGIRPRAETVHALSPIRLSQTILHGDKWLFYGLTSAGRDVPVGS